One region of Juglans regia cultivar Chandler chromosome 4, Walnut 2.0, whole genome shotgun sequence genomic DNA includes:
- the LOC109016006 gene encoding L-type lectin-domain containing receptor kinase VIII.1-like: MATLSISGHLAVLSFLILFFESLAIDPDSSFSFTRFENDSRVESKIALYGDAKVVDGGFQLTGQASSSAGRVMYKSPIKLVEGNSRNLVSFSTYFSFSMSTGNGGYLDFLMVPSGFNISELGNTSSGLSLGSGKTKIKVVAVKFYTLRDDANGLVKNHVGIGVGSFVSAIFSNASVSNFSRRSGKTHAWIDYEAGSKRIEVRLSEDGHLRPSGPLLSYRMDLSKVCKDEQVFVGFSSSSRNSSSTYFLHSWSFKLRHVPNWMHSEPLDPKAFAKSTKTLAARKSCDCLSRLLAIMILGAACGALVAFTVLYLWTIFGNRRPVVPEEEFSMQPMDCDYKKVRVVVEKAIKDGK, encoded by the coding sequence ATGGCCACATTATCCATTTCCGGGCACCTCGCTGTCTTAAGTTTCTTGATTTTGTTCTTCGAATCATTGGCTATAGACCCAGATTCTTCTTTCTCATTCACACGGTTTGAGAATGATTCAAGAGTCGAGTCCAAGATCGCTCTGTATGGGGATGCAAAGGTTGTTGATGGCGGCTTTCAACTCACTGGTCAAGCGAGTTCGAGTGCTGGACGAGTTATGTACAAGAGCCCCATTAAACTTGTGGAAGGTAACTCCAGAAATCTAGTTTCTTTTTCGACATACTTCTCGTTCTCGATGTCTACGGGCAATGGCGGTTATTTAGATTTCCTTATGGTTCCAAGTGGTTTCAACATAAGTGAGCTTGGCAATACTTCATCTGGCCTTTCTCTAGGATCTGGGAAGACTAAAATTAAGGTTGTTGCTGTCAAGTTTTATACGTTAAGGGATGATGCTAATGGTTTGGTTAAGAATCATGTGGGAATTGGTGTGGGTAGTTTTGTATCAGCGATATTTAGCAATGCGTCAGTTTCTAATTTTAGTCGTAGGAGTGGAAAAACACATGCTTGGATAGATTACGAAGCGGGTTCAAAGCGAATAGAGGTTAGGTTGAGTGAAGATGGTCATTTGAGGCCCTCTGGTCCGTTGCTCTCGTACCGAATGGATTTGTCAAAAGTGTGCAAGGATGAGCAAGTGTTTGTAGGCTTTAGCTCGTCCAGCAGGAATTCTTCCAGTACATATTTTCTGCATTCATGGTCTTTCAAGCTTAGGCATGTTCCGAATTGGATGCATTCCGAGCCATTGGATCCCAAGGCATTTGCTAAAAGCACAAAAACTTTGGCAGCTCGAAAGAGTTGCGACTGTCTCTCAAGATTGCTGGCTATAATGATTTTAGGTGCTGCCTGCGGAGCATTGGTGGCATTCACTGTGTTGTATTTGTGGACAATATTTGGCAATAGGCGTCCAGTGGTGCCGGAGGAGGAGTTTTCCATGCAGCCCATGGATTGCGACTACAAGAAAGTCAGAGTAGTTGTAGAGAAAGCCATCAAAGATGGCAAGTAG
- the LOC108984220 gene encoding uncharacterized protein LOC108984220, which produces MKQGLLPWRSPCQHSLSLPSFPFPNLVTKRPLLSISASTAQLPARERRRLRNERRESKTTTNWREQVEERLMKKPKKRYASWTEELNLDNLAQLGPQWWVIRVARIRAEETAELLARSLARNFPDIDFKVYAPAVHVKRKLKNGSLSVKPKALFPGCVFLRCVLNKELHDFILEFDGVGGFVGSKVGNTKRQINKPRPVFSVDMEVIFRQAKEEQEKADQAFEESQQEGSLNSGMLSLDSHLDPNDNTKSVMDSKPKRRSRKASNPVANSSSTAKDYKLLVPGSTVRVVSGTFAEFVGSLKKLNRKAGKATVGFMLFGKESLVDLNLNDIVAEAN; this is translated from the exons ATGAAGCAAGGACTTCTACCATGGAGGAGTCCTTGCCaacactctctctcccttccctcCTTCCCCTTCCCAAACCTCGTGACCAAACGCCCCCTACTATCTATTTCCGCAAGCACCGCGCAGCTCCCAGCCAGGGAGAGAAGGCGGCTCAGGAACGAGAGGAGGGAGAGTAAAACCACCACCAACTGGAGAGAACAAGTGGAGGAAAGGCTCATGAAGAAGCCCAAGAAGAGGTACGCCTCTTGGACCGAGGAGCTCAACCTCGATAACCTTGCTCAACTGGGTCCCCAATGGTGGGTGATTCGGGTCGCCCGGATCAGGGCCGAGGAGACGGCCGAACTCCTCGCTCGTTCACTGGCTAGGAACTTTCCCGACATTGATTTCAAG GTCTATGCTCCGGCAGTCCATGTGAAGAGAAAATTGAAGAACGGTTCCCTTTCAGTTAAACCAAAGGCCCTATTTCCTGGGTGTGTTTTTCTAAGATGTGTATTGAACAAAGAGCTACATGACTTCATACTAGAATTTGATGGAGTTGGAGGTTTTGTTGGTTCCAAAGTTGGAAATAc GAAAAGACAGATCAACAAACCGAGGCCAGTCTTTTCTGTTGACATGGAAGTGATCTTTAGACAGGCAAAAGAGGAACAAGAAAAAGCTGACCAAGCTTTTGAGGAAAGCCAGCAAGAAGGAAGCCTCAACTCAGGGATGCTCAGTCTTGACTCTCATTTAGATCCCAATGACAACACAAAATCTGTTATGGATTCCAAGCCCAAAAGGAGATCCAGAAAAGCTTCTAATCCTGTCGCAAACAGTTCATCTACAGCAAAGGATTATAAGCTCCTTGTCCCAGGTTCAACCGTTCGAGTTGTATCTGGGACGTTTGCAGAATTTGTTGGCAGCCTTAAAAAGTTGAATCGCAAAGCTGGAAAG GCAACTGTGGGATTCATGCTATTTGGGAAGGAAAGCTTAGTAGATCTCAATCTTAATGACATTGTTGCAGAGGCTAACTGA
- the LOC108984216 gene encoding fructose-1,6-bisphosphatase, chloroplastic-like encodes MKLYFAKDLFLDLMQNPKEEVNNCSQFKLMMREEEQMQRAKVAKQIPWKSSGRTEIIASEEEDVPVAVEETYSGHYIVVFDPIDGSANIDTVLTTGSIFGIYGPDRQCLVDLDDDFTLDQAKQKCIIDVCQPGSNLLAAGYCLYSSSVVFTLSIGKGVFAFTLDPSYGEFVLTHENIKIPKTGKIYSFNEGNYDLWDEKLKTYLTHLRQPGSNGKPYSGRYIGCLVGEIHRMLLRGGVYGNPKNKNSKNGNLRLLYECAPMSYLVEQAGGIATDGHQRILDIKPVQVHQRTPIFTGSPDEIEKLQTYLL; translated from the exons ATGAAGCTGTATTTTGCAAAggatttgtttttggatttgatgcAGAACCCAAAGGAGGAAGTGAACAATTGCTCTCAGTTTAAACTAATGATGAGGGAGGAGGAGCAAATGCAGAGGGCAAAGGTTGCAAAACAGATTCCTTGGAA GTCAAGTGGTCGCACAGAGATTATAGCATCAGAGGAAGAAGATGTACCTGTTGCAGTGGAGGAAACTTACTCTGGACACTACATTGTCGTGTTTGACCCTATTGACGGATCTGCCAATATTGACACCGTCTTAACTACTGGCTCCATCTTTGGCATTTATGGCCCTGACCGGCAATGCCTCGTCGACCTTGACGATGACTTCACg CTCGATCAAGCAAAACAGAAATGCATCATCGATGTATGCCAACCAGGCAGCAACCTACTGGCGGCTGGCTATTGCCTGTATTCAAGCTCAGTTGTCTTTACCCTTTCAATAGGGAAAGGGGTGTTTGCATTCACCTTGGACCCATCATATGGAGAATTTGTTTTaacacatgaaaatattaagATTCCAAAAACAGGGAAAATATATTCATTCAATGAAGGTAATTATGACCTATGGGATGAAAAACTGAAGACATACCTCACTCACCTCAGGCAGCCAGGCTCCAATGGAAAGCCCTATTCTGGCCGTTACATAGGATGCCTTGTCGGTGAAATCCATAGGATGCTGCTCCGTGGTGGTGTCTATGGCAACCCCAAGAACAAGAACAGCAAAAATGGGAACTTGAGACTCTTGTATGAGTGTGCACCAATGAGCTATCTAGTAGAACAAGCTGGAGGGATTGCTACAGATGGTCACCAGAGAATACTTGACATCAAACCAGTGCAG GTTCACCAGCGTACACCAATATTCACTGGAAGCCCAGATGAAATCGAGAAACTGCAAACATACTTGCTTTGA